Proteins from one Plasmodium yoelii strain 17X genome assembly, chromosome: 2 genomic window:
- a CDS encoding DNA-directed RNA polymerase II 15.1 kDa polypeptide, whose protein sequence is MAEVNFCEECNNILYARSDKKNKKLIYVCRSCDYISNKQNENHNIVARINYNYNRKEDIYIHPETKNDSALGRVRDWVCKQCNNSEAVFLQLPEKISYNPMALIYVCTNKDCQYWEKEIQHSNYDTSSYNKKNEDLSNKIDEIDQKLYIKQENDRSIDDINNNKRWPTKTGNIYHPIKTEILDQNEEHEQVQLKHELFKIIESNKNTEEENPELDNPSDSSVDEYF, encoded by the exons ATGGCTGAAGTTAATTTTTGTGAAgaatgtaataatattttgtatgCCAGAAgtgacaaaaaaaataaaaaactaaTTTATGTTTGTCGAAGTTGTGATTATATTTCAAATAAGCAAAATGAAAATCACAACATCGTAGCTAGAATTAATTACAACTATAACAGAAA AGaagatatttatattcatccAGAAACTAAAAATGATTCTGCACTCGGACGGGTTCGAGATTGGGTATGTAAACAATGCAATAATTCAGAAGCAGTGTTTTTACAACTTCCTGAAAAAATAAGTTATAATCCAATGGCACTAATTTATGTATGTACAAATAAAGATTGCCAATATTGGGAAAAAGAAATACAACATTCTAATTATGATACTTCaagttataataaaaaaaatgaagatctttcaaataaaatagatgAAATAgatcaaaaattatatattaaacaaGAAAATGATCGATCTATAgatgatattaataataataaaagatgGCCAACCAAAACAGGAAATATCTATCATCCTATAAAAACAGAAATATTAGACCAAAATGAAGAACATGAACAAGTTCAGTTAAAAcatgaattatttaaaattatagagagtaataaaaatacagaaGAAGAAAACCCAGAACTTGATAACCCTAGCGATAGTAGCGTAGACGAATATTTCTAA
- a CDS encoding transcription initiation factor TFIIB, putative gives MSLSHSSRISKNHEGGNINRRLFHSFRGIQNNFCPDCKEKGIIICDTSEGTQICNGCGLVIETNILSEEQEWRNFSNDGQSKSNDRNRVGEASDIWLENNLTSTTFIKSSKKLQHLNMMTHINKNDQTLLSAFNILKLICETFFLRSNVIERAKEITKELQDMDQLKNRINNLNMLGVVYLACREAGHIKSIKELITFDRSYKEKDLGKTINKLKKVLPSRAFVYNENISHLIYSLSNRLQLSTDLIEAIEYVVKKATTLITTSHRLNSLCGGSIHLIVELNTSEEKNVKLPHLSQIASVCGVTTNTLKTTFKELLAASEYILPKQYLKENNTKLIILKHKYLHDDKKKRR, from the exons ATGTCTTTAAGCCATTCATCACGAATAA gtAAGAATCATGAAGGTGGGAATATAAATAGAAGATTATTTCATTCATTTAGAGGCAtccaaaataatttttgtccAGATTGTAAAGAAAagggaataataatatgtgaTACAAGCGAAGGAACACAAATATGTAATGGATGTGGGCTAGTTATAGAAACGAATATATTATCAGAAGAACAAGAATGGAGAAATTTTAGTAATGATGGTCAATCAAAAAGTAATGATAGAAATAGAGTTGGTGAAGCTAGCGATATATggttagaaaataatttaaccaGTACTACTTTTATTAAATCAAGTAAAAAATTACAACATCTTAATATGATGACACACATTAATAAGAATGACCAAACATTATTATCTGCctttaacattttaaaattaatttgtgAGACTTTTTTTTTGAGAAGCAATGTGATTGAGCGGGCCAAGGAAATAACGAAGGAGTTGCAG GATATGGACCAACTGAAGAACCGAATAAACAACCTGAACATGCTAGGAGTTGTTTACCTTGCATGTAGAGAAGCGGGTCATATAAAAAGCATTAAAGAGTTAATAACATTTGATAGatcatataaagaaaaagatttaggaaaaacaataaataagTTAAAAAAAGTATTACCATCTCGAGCTTTtgtatataatgaaaatatatcacatttaatttattcattATCGAATAGATTACAATTATCTACAGATTTGATTGAGGCAATAGAATATGTTGTTAAGAAAGCTACAACTTTGATTACAACATCTCATAGGTTAAATTCGTTATGTGGTGGTTCTATTCATTTAATTGTTGAATTAAATACTAGTGaggaaaaaaatgtaaaactTCCACATCTATCACAAATTGCATCTGTTTGTGGTGTAACAACAAATACTCTTAAAACAACCTTTAAAGAATTATTAGCTGCATCGGAATATATTTTAccaaaacaatatttaaagGAAAATAACACTAAACTGATTATACttaaacataaatatttacatgatgataaaaaaaagagacgataa
- a CDS encoding adenylate kinase-like protein 1, putative, which translates to MKTESKEIQNPPKLPNIIITGTPGVGKTTLSEELVEIINKDFEEMFKIDVKEPLKMIHLNLSNIIKNERLYDEYDDELDASIYSEELVNNKLKKLNLENGGYIIDFHDVNFLYENKCIDKIFLLTASTNVLYERLENRNYKKEKIKNNIECEIFQVIKEDILENYDDENIFVELQNNNLEDHDKNISFIQKWIHSYVTHGF; encoded by the coding sequence atgaaaacagAATCTAAGGAAATACAGAACCCACCCAAACTTCCAAACATAATCATAACAGGAACACCCGGAGTTGGCAAAACTACTTTAAGTGAAGAGTTGgttgaaataataaataaagatttTGAAGAAATGTTTAAAATAGATGTAAAAGAACCACTAAAAATGATACATCTAAATTtatcaaatataataaaaaatgaaagattATATGATGAATATGATGACGAATTAGATGCAAGTATATACAGTGAAGAAttagtaaataataaattaaaaaaattaaatttggaAAATGGTGGTTATATAATAGATTTTCATgatgttaattttttatatgaaaataaatgtatagataaaatttttttattaacagcATCTACAAATGTTTTATATGAACGTTTAGAAAatagaaattataaaaaagaaaaaattaaaaataatattgaatGTGAAATATTTCAGGTTATAAAAGAAGACATATTAGAAAATtatgatgatgaaaatatttttgtagagttacaaaataataatttagaaGATCATGACAAAAACATTTCTTTTATTCAAAAATGGATTCATTCTTATGTGACTCATGGGTTCTAA
- a CDS encoding bromodomain protein, putative, translated as METRRSLRVKKQDSEEKGSKKKSTEIANTGKESKKKSTEIANKGKEKKQNESKPNEKKPNEKKQNESKQNESKPNESKPINSGTNVNRKKVQENESVKNKNVTKPRIGLRKQASNSDIINSSEYAEKEKVSELKNENKIVEKPSKRNKSKDEHKEAGNAKAGKKMEEKAGKKMEANQTAINRGNINRGSVDRGSVNRGSVDRASVDRASVNRGSVDRASVDRASVDRASVDRGSVDRGNINRSIKRRLSQLLDRLKKEKLFQCLNDISDYSEIFIDNKEKKENEKDVEIVKCIDTSLTKKINVDIIHSKLHYEMYKNENEFNNDILLLFDNSIDVIKSEKKKKEKKKLYNIRQTAFKNYISEFHKLLTSTRGTKEAKQILSSFNEYCEKDELYFSNMFENDEKIKENTSVGSEASGVNNEVKDVCTNLNASDVKIKEKDDIDSTKDVSNKKRSSFFRIKLKLDNIKIEELNSIETDNPQSTHLHLKEDEPTIADKVDKVEKVEKADKAEKVDKIDKTDKAEKADKTDKVEKADNIEEECGNKNKRINQWENILKNNILKNLKCDSNSVYFTIPVLDDKNINEEIKKEYKIKIKKPMDYTTVSNNLLNGIYNHPNEIYNDIKLIYKNCLFFNPDISQNQYIINAAKNSDYKFENLWNKWKDKIYDNYYDVSNKNVNINNYIDYFKKKKIKNKKYTNIYSIWINYLINNKINITEFCKIRNIDIHELKKKTKSLPSVEKVNLAESGLAESGLAESGLMESGLVESGLMESGLLFSIFKEEYKKIYKKNIPSRFLENKEERNYECIDNCESEKKKKKIFLKNKLKERDNFHDENKKEKDNFHDENKKEKDNFHDENKKEKDNFYDENKKEKDNFYDENKKERYPKILKNWKKKYNNIIYFYENIFDSYLENKESYMIKCENNTFLSNCFYFQNVLDNLDDFIYIPEMCGKTNIQNGENMTKNGENMTKNGENMTKNGENMTKNGENMTKNGENMTKNGENIAKNVHVSDVSDAKLVDSSAQLNVCENVVNINETRERNKREFENHSSISINLKRKKSEDIHIPICREFQESSDSTDTGKVEKVAESVESADVAESVDVAESADVADVDSTTPSPVLSLTTPSHAPSLTTPSAAPSLTTPSALFNINNKNFYNFHGLFDKMSNYNKETFLKKEKTILINLNLNYSTIENSSYSHINNTYFYNYNFDSNFFFIIKSGFKLNIYIKIKRTNIYINNENYVEHLKIYLINKCKQNKKIKLYISNNSPAKNNNNFVSFLEKAFNDLHTQPFPNNSIRIHDSVNKLSGLISQIQMYIKKIDALLRIDNNKESNMTIINILKKKIIK; from the exons ATGGAAACGAGACGAAGTTTGCGAGTCAAAAAGCAAGATTCTGAAGAAAAGggaagcaaaaaaaaatcaacagAAATTGCTAATACTGGAAAagaaagcaaaaaaaaatcaacagAAATTGCTAATAAAGGGAAAGAAAAAAAGCAAAACGAGAGCAAGCCGAACGAAAAAAAGCCAAACGAAAAAAAGCAAAACGAGAGCAAGCAAAACGAGAGCAAGCCAAACGAGAGCAAGCCAATTAATAGTGGAACAAATGTGAATCGGAAAAAAGTGCAGGAAAATGAATCAGTTAAAAATAAGAATGTGACAAAACCTCGAATCGGTTTAAGAAAGCAAGCAAGTAATAGTGATATAATTAATTCTAGTGAATATGCTGAAAAGGAAAAAGTGTCAGagttaaaaaatgaaaacaagATAGTGGAAAAGCCCAgcaaaagaaataaaagtaaaGATGAGCATAAGGAGGCTGGGAATGCAAAAGCGGGCAAAAAAATGGAGGAAAAAGCGGGCAAAAAAATGGAGGCAAATCAAACAGCTATAAATAGAGGCAATATAAATAGAGGCAGTGTAGATAGAGGCAGTGTAAATCGAGGCAGTGTAGATAGAGCCAGTGTAGATAGAGCCAGTGTAAATCGAGGCAGTGTAGATAGAGCCAGTGTAGATAGAGCCAGTGTAGATAGAGCCAGTGTAGATAGAGGCAGCGTAGATAGAGGGAATATAAATAGAAGCATTAAGAGGAGATTGTCCCAACTTTTAGATCGActcaaaaaagaaaaactGTTTCAATGTTTAAATGATATTAGTGATTATTCGGAGATATTTATtgataataaagaaaaaaaagagaatgaAAAAGATGTAGAAATTGTGAAATGTATAGATAcatctttaacaaaaaaaataaatgtagaTATAATTCATAGTAAATTACATTAtgaaatgtataaaaatgaaaatgaatttaataatgatatattattattatttgataattCTATAGATGTAATAaaatcagaaaaaaaaaaaaaagaaaaaaaaaaattatataatataagaCAAACtgcatttaaaaattatatatcagaatttcataaattattaacTTCTACACGAGGAACAAAAGAAGCAAAACAAATTTTATCAtcttttaatgaatattgTGAAAAGGATGAACTATATTTCTCTAACATGTTTGAAAATGATgagaaaataaaagaaaacaCATCAGTTGGTAGTGAAGCAAGTGGTGTGAATAACGAAGTAAAGGATGTATGCACAAATTTGAATGCATCtgatgtaaaaataaaagaaaaggaTGATATCGATTCTACTAAAGAtgtttcaaataaaaaaagatcgTCATTTTTTcgaataaaattaaaattagataatataaaaatagaagaACTAAATAGTATCGAAACAGATAATCCACAATCGACCCATTTGCATTTAAAGGAAGATGAGCCAACCATTGCTGATAAGGTTGATAAGGTTGAAAAGGTTGAAAAGGCTGATAAGGCTGAAAAGGTTGACAAAATTGACAAAACTGATAAGGCTGAAAAGGCCGACAAAACTGATAAGGTTGAAAAGGCTGACAATATAGAAGAAGAATGtggtaataaaaataaacgaaTAAATCAgtgggaaaatatattaaaaaataatatattaaaaaatttaaaatgtgATAGCAATTCTGTTTATTTTACAATACCAGTAttagatgataaaaatataaatgaagaaataaaaaaagaatataaaataaaaataaaaaaaccaATGGATTACACTACAGtttctaataatttattaaatggaatatataatcatcctaatgaaatttataatgatataaaacttatttataaaaattgtttattttttaatccTGATATATCACAAAatcaatatattataaatgcaGCAAAAAATAGTGATTATAAGTTTGAAAATTTATGGAATAAATGgaaagataaaatatatgataactATTATGATGTgagtaataaaaatgttaatattaataattatattgattattttaaaaaaaaaaaaataaaaaataaaaaatatactaataTTTATTCTATATGGATAAATTATCtaataaataacaaaattaatataaccgaattttgtaaaatcagaaatatagatattcatgagttaaaaaaaaaaacgaaatcGCTACCAAGTGTAGAAAAGGTTAATTTGGCGGAAAGTGGTTTAGCGGAAAGTGGTTTGGCGGAAAGTGGTTTGATGGAAAGTGGTTTGGTGGAAAGTGGTTTGATGGAAAGTGGTTTActtttctccatttttaaagaagaatataaaaaaatatacaaaaaaaatataccctCTCGTTTTCtggaaaataaagaagaacgAAATTATGAATGCATAGACAATTGTGagagtgaaaaaaaaaaaaaaaaaatattcttaaaaaataaattaaaagaaagaGATAATTTTCATGATGagaataaaaaagaaaaagacaATTTTCATGATGagaataaaaaagaaaaagacaATTTTCATGATGagaataaaaaagaaaaagacaatttttatgatgagaataaaaaagaaaaagacaatttttatgatgagaataaaaaagaaagataTCCTaagattttgaaaaattggaaaaaaaaatataataatattatttatttttatgaaaatatatttgatagctatttagaaaataaagaaagctatatgataaaatgtgaaaataatacatttttatctaattgtttttattttcaaaatgttTTAGATAATTTAGAcgattttatatacattccAGAGATGTGTGGTAAAACTAACATTcaaaatggtgaaaatatgactaaaaatggtgaaaatatgactaaaaatggtgaaaatatgactaaaaatggtgaaaatatgactaaaaatggtgaaaatatgactaaaaatggtgaaaatatgactaaaaatggtgaaaatatAGCTAAAAATGTACATGTTAGCGATGTTAGCGATGCTAAATTAGTGGATAGCAGTGCCCAGTTAAATGTTTGTGAAAACGTTgtaaatattaatgaaacTAGGGAACGTAATAAAAGAGAATTTGAAAATCATAGTTCTATatctataaatttaaaaagaaagaaaagtGAGGATATCCATATCCCCATTTGTCGAGAATTCCAAGAGAGCTCGGATTCTACTGACACGGGCAAGGTTGAAAAGGTGGCAGAATCGGTAGAATCGGCAGATGTGGCAGAATCGGTAGATGTGGCAGAATCGGCAGATGTGGCAGATGTTGACTCGACCACGCCATCGCCTGTGCTTAGTTTGACCACCCCATCACATGCGCCTAGTTTGACCACCCCATCAGCTGCGCCTAGTTTGACCACCCCATCAGCTCTGtttaacataaataataaaaacttTTACAATTTTCATGGATTATTTGATAAGATGTCAAATTATAACAAAGAAacgtttttaaaaaaagaaaaaacaattctaataaatttaaatttaaattatagcACAATAGAAAATTCATCCTATTCTCATAtcaataatacatatttttataattataattttgatagcaactttttttttattataaaatcgGGTTTTaaactaaatatatatataaagataaagagaacaaatatttatataaataatgaaaattatgttgaacatttaaaaatatatttaataaataaatgcaaACAAAATAAGAagattaaattatatatatccaatAATTCACCAgctaaaaataacaataattttgTATCTTTTTTAGAAAAAGCTTTTAACGATTTACATACACAACCCTTCCCTAACAATTCAATTAGAATACATGATTCTGTGAATAAGCTTTCAGGACTCATTTCACAGATTCAAATGTACATAAAG AAAATTGACGCACTTCTAAGGATAGACAATAATAAAGAGTCGAACATGACAATTATAaacattttgaaaaaaaaaataataaaataa
- a CDS encoding phosphatidylinositol-4-phosphate 5-kinase, putative produces the protein MKCGNVNVRNVLEFNLKKNIKEKTKLTDQEIVIIYKRFHSISPNGKLDYKQFEKSLGILGTIKNAYLYKCIFKAFDLNNDGYIDIFEFCVAINIMLKGNKRDKLKLSYRIIQSGSSVKLENLQGEKHSKGDKNLQDEKHLQGEKHSKGDKNLQGEEHSKDDQILKDDKNYLEYINYDDFERIILSIKDIKKQLLGEDDEIVISHVKYTFKSLSILCDDGKYRMNLKCYKRAMQCHEFLKFIGIHTKVADTFIKNNEPIIKKKKKKTKKYKIDSGKKVLNNLKKSYSESASTRLSLLRGTTSLFIKKKKQKKKKNYEKKIASLYSLQGKDLPENGGEKNGSEKNGDVKSSNNNTFKKDDIVPSSSEKKLYLNNISTKYNSISQKKQTKDDENELFESGLNNKSGKKILRKIDQIKLDKKINKRCDNIGNDFKKLENQISQNDERTTNIYYDVYKEPEIKNKKNVPNLDLAHIEQEYESKSYMYSTVEKKMNKNGSMNKSGSMNKSGSMNKSGSMNKSGSMNKSGSMNKSGSVDNTEFFDLKLQIFEFEKKEKNKKYIDTWNLYINKYKEYIKRVEEVETGENANGNRDGNASGHGNGCVNGSFSDNLVESNNIEKYYDKCNDIDSIDSDNNSNIYEKDVEGESVESSVSTYTKMSDKINGDIIKLIENQENESNDYISHGSNKKEENGSGTFLFEKYIEYHKFVNETEDIKALINETYKNSQQLELSEDILYKKFYIPGSNSQHFLINKNLSKEKLLYHIRIILLNVEDCLKSDKDNENYDKIFLIFFYIFIYNNTHEENTKIESKQVCIRDKHLKKYKSVLLIVSIIRYFLHTITISQKYYCSSYDSIDEYNNNNNNDNDKNNDKNNDKNNDKNNISKSNHEINIILNQTNDVLGKYAKGKFQNKKIYINKSNYYNSSKKRKLSVSIRHKKKKKTSKLFAVYFGHERWDLVMNMMIGIRICAIKKFNIDNILNYYKHTDVIQLSTSRPNEKVLFKNYSPIIFKNIRKIFGIKSKEYITSVGPEQVISNMVLGNLSTLSELLSEGKSGSLFYFTSNGKYIIKTVNKGIHKLSKKLLPRYYKYIQKNPDSLLTRLYGIHSIKYLNSSSKTIKKIFFIVMNNFFSSAVEIHRRYDIKGSLIGRTVPPEKREDHTIALKDADIDELGDVINIGDENKEKLLNILKSDANFLKENLLLDYSLLFGIHYKELSRDVVCWDKKKTNEIRHVYDEFGLCVAAKPFHQWDHGGMINIDKNRIFFFGIIDIFTKWNLKKKIEHTFRTIQKLDRKNISCIPPKAYAERFVAFIEKHMK, from the exons ATGAAATGTGGAAATGTAAATGTGAGAAACGTACTGGAgttcaatttaaaaaaaaatataaaagaaaagacAAAATTAACAGACCAAGAAAttgtaataatttataaaagatTCCATTCGATATCTCCTAATGGAAAATTAGATTATAAACAATTTGAAAAAAGTTTAGGAATTCTAGgaacaataaaaaatgcatatttatataaatgtatcTTTAAAGCTTTTGATTTGAATAATGATGGatatattgatatatttgaattttgtgtggcaataaatattatgttaAAGGGAAACAAACGTGATAAATTGAAGCTCTCGTATCGGATCATACAATCGGGTTCATCTGTTAAGTTGGAAAATTTGCAAGGTGAGAAGCATTCGAAGGGTGACAAAAATTTGCAAGATGAGAAGCATTTGCAAGGTGAGAAGCATTCGAAGGGTGACAAAAATTTGCAAGGTGAGGAGCATTCGAAAGATGACCAGATTTTGAAAGATGACAAAAACTACCTAGAATACATAAATTATGACGATTTTGAAAGGATCATACTAAGCAtcaaagatataaaaaaacaattattagGAGAAGACGATGAAATTGTAATAAGCCATGTTAAATACACTTTTAAATCATTGAGTATATTATGTGATGATGGTAAATATAGAATGAATTTAAAGTGTTATAAAAGAGCAATGCAATGTCATGAATTTTTGAAATTTATTGGAATTCATACAAAAGTTGCAGatacttttataaaaaataatgaaccaattattaaaaaaaaaaaaaaaaaaacaaaaaaatataaaattgattCAGGAaaaaaagtattaaataatttaaaaaaatcatattcTGAATCGGCAAGTACAAGATTATCTCTTTTAAGGGGTACTACaagtttatttataaaaaaaaaaaaacaaaaaaaaaaaaaaaattatgaaaaaaaaatagctagcTTATACTCTCTTCAAGGAAAAGATCTACCAGAGAATGGCggcgaaaaaaatggaagcgaaaaaaatggagaCGTTAAAAGTTCTAATAATAACACTTTTAAAAAGGATGATATTGTACCAAGCTCAAGCGAAAAAAAGTTATATCTTAATAACATATccacaaaatataattccatatctcaaaaaaaacaaacaaaagatgatgaaaatgaattatttgAATCTGGCCTAAATAACaaaagtggaaaaaaaatattaagaaaAATAGACCAAATAAAacttgataaaaaaataaataaaagatgtGATAATATTGGaaatgattttaaaaaattagagAATCAAATTTCACAAAATGATGAAAGAACAACTAATATATACTATGATGTATATAAAGAAcctgaaataaaaaataaaaaaaatgttccTAATCTTGATTTGGCCCATATCGAACAGGAATACGAATCGAAGAGTTATATGTATTCAACtgtcgaaaaaaaaatgaacaaaaatgGAAGCATGAACAAAAGTGGAAGCATGAACAAGAGTGGAAGCATGAACAAGAGTGGAAGCATGAACAAGAGTGGAAGCATGAACAAGAGTGGAAGCATGAACAAAAGTGGGAGTGTGGATAATACAgaattttttgatttaaaattacaaatatttgagtttgaaaaaaaggaaaaaaataaaaaatatattgatacATGGAATCTGTacataaacaaatataaagaatACATAAAAAGAGTGGAAGAAGTTGAAACGGGCGAAAATGCGAATGGTAATCGTGATGGTAATGCGAGCGGACATGGTAATGGGTGTGTGAATGGCAGTTTTTCTGACAATTTGGTAGaaagtaataatatagaaaaatattatgataaatGTAATGATATTGATAGTATAGATTCTGATAATAACAGTAATATTTATGAGAAGGATGTAGAAGGTGAAAGTGTTGAGAGTAGTGTTAGTACATATACTAAAATGagtgataaaattaatggtGATATAATCAAGCTAATTGAAAATCAAGAAAACGAAAGTAATGATTATATATCTCACGgaagtaataaaaaagaagaaaacgGTTCAggaacatttttatttgaaaaatatattgaataTCATAAATTTGTAAATGAAACAGAAGATATAAAAgctttaataaatgaaacatataaaaattctCAACAATTAGAATTAAGTgaagatatattatataaaaaattttatattccaGGTTCTAATTctcaacattttttaattaataaaaatttgagCAAAGAAAAGCTTTTATATCATATtagaataattttattaaatgttGAAGATTGCTTAAAAAGCGATAAAGATAAcgaaaattatgataaaatatttttaatttttttttacatttttatatataataatacacaTGAAGAGAATACAAAAATAGAATCCAAACAAGTATGTATACGAGataaacatttaaaaaaatataaaagtgtattattaattgtttCTATAATTCGATATTTTCTACATACTATTACAATTtcacaaaaatattattgctCTTCTTATGACTCCATTGATGagtataacaataataataataatgataatgataaaaataacgataaaaataacgataaaaataatgataaaaataatatatcgaAATCAAAtcatgaaataaatataattttgaatcAAACTAATGATGTTTTAGGAAAATATGCTAAAGGAAagtttcaaaataaaaaaatatatattaataaatctaattattataattcttcaaaaaaaagaaaattatctGTTTCAATAcgtcataaaaaaaaaaaaaaaacatctaAACTCTTTGCAGTATATTTTGGTCATGAAAGATGGGATCTAGTAATGAATATGATGATAGGAATTCGAATATGTGCAATCaaaaaattcaatatagataatatactaaattattataaacatACCGATGTTATACAATTATCTACTTCACGTCCTAATGAAAaagttttatttaaaaattattcaccaataatatttaaaaatattcgAAAAATTTTTGGTATAAAATCTAAAGAATATATAACATCAGTTGGACCTGAACAAGTCATAAGTAATATGGTTTTAGGAAATCTTTCAACTCTTAGTGAACTTTTATCGGAAGGAAAAAGTGGttctcttttttattttactagcaatggaaaatatataattaaaaca gTAAACAAGGGAATTCACAAATTGTCAAAAAAACTTCTTCCACGTTATTACAAGTATATCCAGAAAAATCCGGATTCTCTTTTAACTCGTTTGTACGGAATTCACAGCATAAAATACCTGAACAGTTCATCAA aaacgataaaaaaaatattttttattgttatgaATAACTTTTTTTCATCGGCGGTTGAAATACATAGAAGATATGACATAAAAGGGAGTCTAATTGGAAGAACAGTTCCTCCTGAAAAGAGAGAAGATCATACAATTGCATTAAAAGATGCTGACATTGATGAATTGGGTGATGTTATAAACATAGGGGATGAAAATAaggaaaaattattaaacattttaaaatcagatgcaaattttttaaaagaaaatttgCTTTTAGATTATTCTTTATTGTTTGgtatacattataaagaATTGTCACGAGATGTAGTATGTtgggataaaaaaaaaactaatgAAATTCGTCATGTTTATGATGAGTTTGGGTTATGTGTAGCGGCTAAGCCATTTCACCAG TGGGACCATGGAGGCATGATCAATATCGACAAGAACCGGATCTTCTTTTTTGGAATAATTGATATCTTTACAAAGTGGAA cttgaaaaaaaaaatagagcATACCTTTAGAACGATACA aaaactggatagaaaaaatatttcctGCATTCCACCAAAGGCCTATGCag aACGATTTGTAGCATTTATAGAAAAACATATGAAGTGA